One window of Prochlorococcus marinus XMU1408 genomic DNA carries:
- a CDS encoding cytochrome c biogenesis CcdA family protein, with product MKVVNLFLNISSISLIFSDLTRHGEQLINNGLDHPSPLTLLIVFIGGLLTSLGPCSLSLLPITVAYLAGFKNDQNALQRTISFCSGIVISLVILGVLSSFLGKIYGQLPSLFSIFISLLAIAMGLNLLGIYKFSLPSGPDPEIWKNQVPSSFAPLFAGLAFGFASSPCTTPVLAVLLAWVGKQGNPISGTIFLGSFAIGQIVPLFVAGTFAASIPKLLSLRPIGKWIPPISGVVLLTVGLLSLLSIWI from the coding sequence ATGAAGGTGGTAAATCTTTTTTTGAATATTTCTTCCATAAGTTTAATTTTTTCTGATTTGACTCGTCATGGCGAGCAATTAATTAATAATGGGCTAGATCATCCAAGTCCTTTAACGCTTTTAATAGTTTTCATAGGAGGTCTTTTGACCAGTTTGGGACCTTGTTCATTGTCACTTTTACCTATAACAGTTGCATATTTAGCTGGATTTAAAAACGACCAAAACGCTCTTCAAAGAACCATTAGTTTCTGCAGCGGGATAGTTATATCACTAGTCATATTAGGTGTTTTAAGCAGTTTTTTAGGGAAAATTTATGGTCAATTGCCAAGCTTATTTTCAATTTTTATTAGTTTACTAGCAATAGCCATGGGTCTTAATCTTCTTGGGATTTATAAATTTTCACTGCCATCAGGTCCTGACCCTGAAATTTGGAAAAATCAAGTTCCCTCTTCATTTGCGCCACTTTTCGCAGGTTTAGCTTTTGGATTCGCTTCCTCACCTTGCACGACTCCAGTTTTGGCAGTCCTTCTCGCTTGGGTTGGAAAGCAAGGAAACCCTATTAGTGGCACTATTTTTCTTGGAAGCTTTGCAATTGGGCAAATTGTTCCTTTATTTGTTGCAGGTACTTTTGCAGCAAGTATTCCAAAATTATTATCATTACGACCTATTGGGAAATGGATTCCTCCAATTAGTGGAGTCGTTTTATTAACTGTTGGTCTTTTAAGCCTTCTTTCTATTTGGATATAA
- a CDS encoding cytochrome c biogenesis protein ResB: MKKISQILNWLSSLKVAILILLLIAISCAAGTLIPQQESDQFYYDIYNKNPLIGIINGNILLLFEFNHIYTSFWFLLLLSWLGIALAVCSFRRQLPILKSALKWIDYKYPRQIEKLSIAQTIQASNPSEGLEKLRIHLKKQGWNVKESDGRIAARQGVIGRLGPILIHLGMILLMLGATYGSLNGQTIEKFLAPGRSINLLDRNEEQELTIELQKFQIDRDPQGRAEQYRSKVKIIEPNGKKEEKEISVNYPLRYKGLTLYQADWSLAAITLQFKNSPKLQIPIKSIPELGEQVWGTIIPIKKDGKDPILLTVNSELGPVTIYDNDGKKLMTLSTNKEAEVKGTLIKIINIIPSSGLLLKRDPGVPLVYTSFAIILFGGTLSIISTKKIWVLHEKEKSIIYIGGISNRNLSGLSKELPKFSNLLNN; this comes from the coding sequence ATGAAAAAGATTAGCCAAATTTTAAATTGGCTTTCTAGTTTAAAAGTTGCAATATTAATATTGTTGTTAATAGCAATTTCTTGTGCGGCTGGGACTCTAATTCCACAACAAGAATCAGATCAATTCTACTATGATATTTATAATAAAAATCCGCTTATTGGGATAATCAATGGAAATATATTACTACTATTTGAATTCAATCATATCTATACAAGTTTTTGGTTCTTATTGCTACTCAGTTGGCTAGGTATTGCACTTGCAGTTTGTAGCTTTAGGCGTCAATTACCAATACTTAAGTCAGCATTAAAATGGATTGATTATAAATATCCTCGTCAAATAGAAAAACTATCTATTGCTCAGACTATACAGGCTAGCAACCCATCAGAAGGCCTAGAAAAACTTAGAATTCATTTAAAAAAACAAGGTTGGAATGTTAAAGAATCAGATGGAAGGATAGCTGCTAGACAAGGTGTAATTGGAAGGTTAGGCCCTATATTAATTCACCTCGGTATGATCCTATTAATGTTAGGTGCAACCTATGGATCATTAAACGGACAAACAATAGAAAAATTCCTAGCCCCTGGTAGATCAATTAATTTATTAGACAGGAATGAAGAACAAGAATTAACTATTGAATTGCAAAAATTTCAAATTGATAGAGACCCTCAAGGAAGAGCTGAGCAATATAGATCGAAAGTAAAAATCATTGAACCTAATGGTAAAAAAGAAGAAAAAGAAATAAGTGTTAATTACCCTTTAAGATACAAAGGATTAACATTATACCAAGCTGACTGGTCATTAGCAGCAATAACTCTTCAATTTAAAAATAGTCCAAAATTACAAATTCCCATAAAATCTATACCTGAACTAGGTGAGCAAGTATGGGGAACGATAATACCTATTAAGAAGGATGGGAAAGATCCTATATTATTAACAGTTAATAGTGAACTTGGACCAGTAACAATTTATGATAATGATGGAAAAAAATTAATGACATTAAGTACTAATAAAGAAGCAGAAGTAAAAGGAACACTAATTAAGATTATCAACATAATTCCAAGCAGTGGACTACTTTTAAAGCGTGATCCTGGAGTCCCTCTGGTATATACTAGCTTTGCCATAATCCTTTTTGGTGGCACACTAAGTATAATCTCAACTAAAAAAATATGGGTATTACATGAAAAAGAAAAATCTATAATTTATATTGGTGGAATAAGCAACAGAAATCTATCAGGTCTTTCAAAAGAATTGCCCAAATTTAGTAATTTATTGAATAATTAG
- the queF gene encoding preQ(1) synthase — MYGERKIENGKLICFPNPNRNRDYEITVEFPEFTCKCPFSGYPDFANLRLIYQPNKKVIELKAIKLYLNNFRDKKISHEEVANQIIDDLVEASDPKWIQIEADFNPRGNVHTIIRVCHGKRNNLELIIQ; from the coding sequence ATGTATGGCGAAAGAAAAATAGAGAATGGGAAACTGATATGTTTTCCAAATCCTAATAGAAATAGGGACTATGAAATTACAGTAGAGTTTCCCGAATTTACTTGTAAATGTCCTTTCTCTGGTTATCCTGATTTTGCAAATCTAAGATTAATATATCAACCAAATAAGAAGGTAATAGAATTAAAAGCAATTAAGCTTTATTTAAATAACTTTCGTGATAAGAAAATATCTCATGAAGAAGTAGCAAATCAAATCATAGATGATCTAGTTGAGGCTTCAGATCCAAAGTGGATTCAAATAGAAGCTGATTTTAATCCTAGGGGGAATGTTCATACTATTATTAGAGTTTGTCATGGAAAAAGAAATAATTTGGAGCTAATTATTCAATAA
- a CDS encoding P-II family nitrogen regulator, whose amino-acid sequence MKKIEAIIRPFKLEDVKIALVNAGIVGMTVSEVRGFGRQKGQVERYRGSEFTVEFLQKLKIEVVVPDEKTEIVLKAIADAAKTGEIGDGKIFVTPIDSVVRIRTGDRNETAL is encoded by the coding sequence ATGAAAAAGATAGAAGCAATAATTCGTCCTTTCAAACTAGAGGATGTAAAAATTGCATTAGTAAATGCAGGAATAGTTGGCATGACTGTTAGCGAAGTAAGAGGATTTGGGAGACAAAAAGGACAAGTCGAGAGATACAGAGGTTCTGAGTTCACGGTTGAATTTCTTCAAAAACTAAAAATTGAAGTTGTAGTTCCTGATGAAAAAACTGAAATTGTTTTAAAGGCCATTGCTGATGCAGCCAAGACTGGGGAAATTGGTGATGGCAAAATTTTCGTTACTCCAATTGATTCCGTTGTTCGAATCAGAACTGGAGATAGAAACGAAACAGCTCTTTAA
- a CDS encoding TlyA family RNA methyltransferase, producing MTKKSRLDLHLLTKGFVKTRQEAQKLIRAGKVKTINGLILDKPGQEVLKDLEIQVTQPLRYVSRGGEKLAAAFNQFPLNINNRVCLDAGISTGGFTDCLLQSGASKVYGVDVGYGQTAWSIRNDPRVVLLERTNIRYLTPEKLFNDGDPIPDLAVADLSFISLKIVLPSIKALLHSARSELVVLVKPQFEVGKSKVGKGGVVRDHSLHAEAIKGIVNESKKYGWYPKGLIASPLKGPAGNQEYLLWMDEEAKENIEVEKFINFLEV from the coding sequence ATGACTAAAAAATCGCGATTAGATCTGCACTTGCTGACTAAAGGGTTTGTGAAAACTCGTCAAGAGGCTCAAAAACTTATTAGAGCTGGCAAAGTCAAAACAATTAATGGATTAATTCTGGATAAGCCAGGCCAGGAAGTTTTAAAAGATCTTGAGATACAAGTTACTCAGCCTTTGAGGTATGTATCTCGCGGAGGTGAAAAGTTAGCTGCAGCCTTTAATCAATTTCCGCTAAATATTAATAATCGAGTTTGTTTAGATGCAGGTATTTCAACTGGAGGTTTTACAGATTGTCTTTTGCAGTCAGGGGCATCAAAGGTTTATGGAGTAGATGTTGGTTATGGCCAAACTGCATGGAGTATTAGAAATGATCCAAGAGTGGTTCTTTTGGAAAGAACCAATATTAGATATTTAACTCCTGAGAAATTATTTAATGATGGAGATCCAATTCCAGACTTAGCAGTTGCAGACTTGTCTTTTATATCACTTAAAATTGTTTTACCTAGTATTAAAGCTCTTCTTCACAGTGCTAGATCTGAATTGGTAGTACTAGTGAAGCCTCAATTTGAAGTTGGTAAAAGTAAAGTTGGTAAGGGTGGCGTTGTACGTGATCATTCTTTGCATGCTGAGGCTATTAAGGGAATAGTTAATGAATCTAAAAAATATGGATGGTATCCAAAAGGACTAATTGCTTCACCGCTAAAGGGACCAGCTGGCAATCAAGAATATCTCCTTTGGATGGATGAAGAAGCTAAAGAAAATATTGAGGTAGAGAAATTTATAAATTTTTTGGAAGTTTAA
- the purB gene encoding adenylosuccinate lyase, translated as MIERYTNPEMGNIWSEQAKYQTWLDVEIAACEANFKLGKIPVNAMDIIRSKASFNPERILKIEAEVRHDVIAFLTNVNEYVGDAGRYIHVGMTSSDVLDTGLALQLKSSVKLLRKELLLLEEAIRDLARHHKKTVMIGRSHAIHGEPITFGFKLAGWLAETLRNKERLQNLEKDISVGQISGAMGTYANTDPEIEKITCELLGLEADTASTQVISRDRHANYVQILALIGSSLDRFSTEIRNLQRTDVLEVEENFAKGQKGSSAMPHKRNPIRSERVSGLSRVLRSYVVAALENVALWHERDISHSSNERLMLPDTSITLHFMITEMTSIIKGLGVYPNNMLNNLNIYGGVVFSQRVLLALVENGMSREDSYRLVQKNAHSAWNQPEGNFKDNLEKDPEVMDNLSAEKLADCFSTELHQSNLKVIWDRLGI; from the coding sequence TTGATTGAGCGTTACACAAACCCAGAAATGGGAAATATTTGGTCTGAACAAGCCAAATACCAAACTTGGCTTGATGTTGAAATAGCAGCATGTGAGGCTAATTTCAAATTGGGAAAAATTCCTGTTAATGCAATGGACATAATTCGATCAAAAGCAAGTTTCAATCCAGAACGAATACTCAAAATAGAAGCTGAAGTAAGACATGACGTGATTGCTTTTCTAACAAATGTAAATGAATATGTTGGGGACGCAGGTCGTTACATACACGTTGGCATGACAAGTAGTGATGTACTCGATACAGGCCTTGCGCTTCAATTAAAGTCCTCTGTAAAGCTTTTAAGAAAAGAGCTTTTATTACTTGAAGAAGCTATTAGAGATTTAGCACGACATCATAAGAAAACCGTAATGATTGGACGTTCTCATGCAATCCATGGAGAACCAATTACTTTTGGTTTCAAATTAGCTGGATGGCTAGCTGAAACGCTCAGAAACAAGGAAAGGTTACAAAATCTCGAAAAGGATATATCCGTTGGTCAAATAAGTGGCGCTATGGGGACTTATGCAAATACTGATCCAGAAATAGAAAAAATAACTTGCGAACTCTTGGGGCTCGAAGCTGATACAGCTAGCACACAAGTTATTTCTAGAGATAGGCATGCTAATTATGTACAGATACTTGCTTTGATTGGTTCTTCATTGGATCGTTTTTCTACAGAAATTAGAAATCTCCAAAGAACAGATGTCCTTGAAGTAGAGGAAAATTTTGCTAAAGGCCAAAAAGGCAGCTCTGCAATGCCTCATAAAAGAAATCCCATACGAAGCGAGAGAGTAAGTGGTCTTTCTAGAGTTTTAAGAAGCTATGTAGTTGCAGCTCTTGAAAACGTAGCTTTATGGCATGAGAGAGATATTAGCCACAGCTCGAATGAAAGACTAATGCTGCCAGACACATCTATTACTCTCCATTTTATGATCACAGAAATGACCTCAATAATTAAAGGTCTTGGAGTTTATCCCAATAATATGCTGAATAATTTGAACATTTATGGAGGGGTGGTTTTTAGTCAAAGAGTTCTTTTAGCTTTGGTTGAGAATGGAATGAGTCGAGAAGATTCTTATCGATTAGTTCAAAAAAATGCTCATTCAGCCTGGAATCAACCCGAAGGAAATTTCAAGGACAATCTTGAGAAGGATCCAGAAGTAATGGATAATCTCTCAGCAGAAAAACTTGCTGACTGTTTTTCAACCGAATTACATCAATCGAATTTAAAAGTTATTTGGGATAGACTTGGGATATAA